A window of the Methanobrevibacter sp. genome harbors these coding sequences:
- a CDS encoding sensor histidine kinase, with product MKIYKDYRRLEDIDELRIYDIDQKELYNPTPLEFSVDDVPFPQLISNIPMDVNILIPHNDGNDFIIKSLGSFILGHFNLQLDDVRGRLLSKISPVFYEMFHEYFREVYKTQKTKVVHVFYYGKHNLSRITIVKIVYELNRLFVFADHINKDANVSDEFDKIKYSEDKVSMMEYFTQTGSYRRVDGKYTWTQGIYNIINRPREERDEYYNIVFDLAIPEDKDLIEKILNIMDTDTSHHEDIIRIRTEDGVLKYLEINLYSNFDEEGNLISRYGLFNDITTYSKQSSIKPVDFLLQGFKNSKKLALLIEPLNFKHFEFSEGYYYFIDQDPSEYVHSLDLINNIVEDETKKQIIRLVDGEINRIDETFRYNVGGDESNQKICELYIERFEFSNSNHSLGFLADITDEKNKQLELQDANEHKAVLIKEVHHRVKNNLQVLNSFLNLERRAYKDKPEVIIDHMQSRLTSLALLHEKTYNTHDFKNINLNDFIQDQDSQIRNLVGMKNGVEFESEVDKDLNLTIEVITPLLLIIDELNMNAIKHAFPDKTVPDKKIIKKIVKIDENTAELTFKDNGVGIEDPKKIKKNLGCIIIQNLTKQLDGKIQLVEHKNGTEYKLVFPIHMQHTIHG from the coding sequence ATGAAAATATATAAAGATTATAGGCGATTGGAAGATATTGATGAACTCCGTATTTATGATATTGACCAAAAAGAATTGTATAATCCAACACCTCTTGAATTCAGCGTAGATGATGTTCCTTTTCCACAGCTGATAAGTAATATCCCAATGGATGTAAATATTTTAATACCTCACAATGACGGAAATGATTTTATAATAAAATCTTTGGGAAGTTTTATACTGGGACATTTTAATCTTCAGTTGGATGATGTGAGAGGAAGGCTTTTAAGTAAAATTTCACCTGTTTTCTATGAAATGTTTCATGAATATTTCAGAGAAGTCTATAAAACTCAAAAAACTAAAGTGGTTCATGTTTTTTATTATGGAAAACATAATTTATCAAGAATTACTATTGTTAAAATCGTTTATGAACTGAACAGGTTATTTGTTTTTGCAGACCATATCAATAAAGATGCCAATGTTTCAGATGAATTTGATAAAATCAAGTATTCCGAAGATAAAGTGAGTATGATGGAATATTTCACTCAGACAGGAAGTTATCGTAGGGTTGATGGAAAATATACCTGGACACAAGGGATATATAATATTATAAATCGTCCTAGGGAGGAACGTGATGAATATTATAATATTGTATTTGATTTAGCCATTCCTGAAGATAAGGATCTGATTGAAAAAATCTTAAATATCATGGATACCGATACAAGCCATCATGAGGATATTATAAGGATTAGAACTGAAGATGGAGTATTAAAATATCTTGAGATTAATCTTTATTCAAATTTTGATGAAGAAGGTAATCTGATTAGTCGTTATGGATTATTTAATGATATAACTACCTATTCAAAACAATCATCTATAAAACCTGTCGATTTTCTATTGCAAGGATTTAAAAACAGTAAAAAATTGGCTTTGTTAATTGAACCGTTAAATTTTAAACATTTTGAATTTTCAGAAGGCTATTATTATTTCATTGACCAAGATCCATCTGAGTATGTTCATTCCCTTGATTTAATTAACAATATTGTTGAGGATGAAACAAAAAAACAAATCATTCGATTGGTTGATGGAGAAATAAACAGAATTGATGAAACATTCAGATACAATGTTGGCGGTGATGAATCCAATCAGAAAATCTGTGAACTGTACATTGAACGATTTGAGTTCAGTAACAGTAATCACAGTTTGGGTTTTCTAGCTGACATTACCGATGAAAAGAATAAACAACTGGAATTGCAAGATGCCAACGAGCATAAGGCCGTATTAATTAAAGAAGTTCATCATAGAGTCAAAAACAATCTGCAAGTTCTCAACAGTTTCTTAAATCTTGAAAGAAGAGCATATAAAGATAAACCTGAAGTAATCATAGATCATATGCAGTCACGTCTGACTTCACTTGCTTTATTGCATGAAAAAACATACAATACTCATGACTTTAAAAACATCAATCTTAATGATTTTATTCAGGATCAGGACAGTCAAATTAGAAATTTGGTTGGCATGAAGAATGGTGTCGAATTTGAATCTGAAGTTGACAAAGATCTTAACCTGACAATTGAGGTTATTACTCCTTTATTGTTGATTATCGATGAATTGAATATGAATGCCATAAAACATGCATTTCCGGATAAAACAGTTCCTGACAAAAAGATTATCAAAAAAATTGTTAAAATTGATGAAAATACTGCCGAATTAACATTCAAGGATAATGGTGTAGGTATTGAAGACCCTAAAAAGATTAAAAAGAATTTAGGGTGCATAATAATTCAAAATCTTACTAAACAGTTGGACGGCAA
- a CDS encoding MATE family efflux transporter: MNFKIADSKFKELLLPTLLIVMALNISSVVDTFFVGTFIGENAVAAIDLLEPMILLVTVLEWLFGLGGQILALSKKSEFDIDGSNRFFTTSIVVSVIASLVMALVCLIFLDQLAVVLGSNAATKPLVMQYSTYLYGCFFVSTVVGILAQYIRVDGQPNFASVVIIVANIVNIIFDYIFLSSGMGMASASLASFIGYSVGIVICLFYIRNPKRTFRFVRSALEIKTFIKTTWEMIKVGFPGASIGAFDVVFVYLLNLFLASTLGNTGLTTYMVCTDALVIASIVDVGVSETLTSIVPVYYSKHDYLNLNHLVKNSLLISGSCAIILMGVMWVWPQGFLALYNFNHSEIADFVINALRLYSLFFIVSVLPNLLVFYYEAIERPVLSSAISILYTLVMPFISIVILYNLIGSNGIWLGFTVGTIISMGIALVVIKLIQKREPQYSGLFFIEHDLIPKTRNFVLTDNDLNARKECLNHLKDLNADDKFCDNTNKIFDVIFDTNPHGTYVEVLVIDYDDNIHLDVKYDGEHENLEHLKHNFPEGLLKYAEVLGFNTIEYVMKK, from the coding sequence ATGAATTTCAAAATAGCAGATAGTAAATTTAAGGAATTATTATTACCTACATTGCTTATCGTAATGGCTTTGAACATAAGTTCAGTTGTCGACACGTTTTTTGTAGGTACATTCATAGGTGAAAATGCAGTTGCTGCAATTGATCTTTTGGAGCCTATGATTCTATTAGTAACCGTTTTAGAATGGTTGTTTGGACTTGGTGGTCAAATTTTGGCGTTGAGTAAAAAATCAGAATTTGATATTGATGGAAGTAATCGTTTCTTTACAACATCAATAGTTGTATCAGTTATTGCTTCACTTGTAATGGCATTGGTGTGTTTAATATTTCTTGATCAATTGGCTGTAGTTTTAGGTTCAAATGCTGCTACAAAACCTCTTGTTATGCAATATTCCACATATCTGTACGGATGCTTCTTTGTATCTACAGTTGTAGGAATACTTGCTCAATATATCCGTGTGGACGGTCAGCCAAACTTCGCATCAGTCGTAATTATAGTCGCAAATATAGTTAATATCATTTTTGATTATATTTTCTTATCTTCAGGCATGGGTATGGCATCCGCTTCACTTGCATCATTTATAGGGTACAGCGTAGGAATCGTTATCTGTTTATTTTACATTCGCAATCCTAAAAGAACATTCAGATTTGTCAGATCTGCACTTGAAATTAAAACCTTCATTAAAACCACTTGGGAAATGATTAAAGTGGGATTCCCTGGTGCAAGTATAGGTGCTTTTGATGTAGTGTTTGTTTATCTTTTAAACCTGTTTTTGGCTTCAACACTGGGAAATACTGGATTGACTACCTATATGGTATGTACTGATGCATTGGTTATTGCAAGTATTGTTGATGTTGGTGTTTCAGAGACATTGACGTCAATTGTTCCGGTATACTATTCAAAGCATGATTATCTTAATTTAAACCACCTTGTAAAAAATTCACTTCTGATAAGCGGGTCATGTGCAATAATATTGATGGGTGTCATGTGGGTATGGCCTCAAGGATTCCTGGCACTTTACAACTTTAATCATAGTGAAATAGCTGACTTTGTGATAAATGCGCTTAGATTATATTCATTATTCTTTATAGTTTCAGTGCTTCCTAATTTACTGGTATTCTATTATGAAGCAATAGAAAGGCCGGTATTGTCATCAGCAATATCCATTCTTTATACTCTTGTAATGCCGTTTATTTCCATTGTAATATTATATAACTTGATTGGATCTAATGGAATATGGCTAGGATTTACTGTAGGAACTATAATTTCTATGGGAATTGCCCTTGTAGTTATTAAGCTAATTCAAAAAAGAGAGCCGCAATACAGCGGATTATTCTTCATTGAGCATGATTTGATACCTAAAACCCGAAATTTTGTCTTAACTGATAATGACTTGAATGCAAGAAAAGAATGTTTAAACCATTTGAAAGATTTAAATGCCGATGATAAGTTCTGTGATAACACAAATAAGATTTTTGATGTGATTTTCGATACAAATCCTCACGGCACCTATGTGGAAGTGTTAGTCATTGATTATGATGATAATATACATCTTGATGTTAAGTATGATGGGGAACATGAAAATCTTGAACATCTTAAACATAACTTCCCTGAGGGTCTTTTAAAATATGCAGAAGTTTTAGGATTCAACACTATTGAATATGTGATGAAAAAATAG
- a CDS encoding aldo/keto reductase, with product MEFKKLNNNEKMPFISYGVYEISPRKTKKAVINALNAGYTSIDNAQIYYNEEKVGEAISESGIPREELFLTSKNWVSNSGYEKTMKAVNKTLDDLQTDYLDLLLIHQPFGDYYGSYRAFQDLQKEGKVLSIGVSNFDSVRLVDLCMNFDIVPQVNQVETTPYYQQYEANKIMKEWDVTHQSWGPLSEGLDNLFENPILLEIAEKYDKSAAQVILRWLIDRDIPLSCRSVKTERMEENIDVFDFTLNKKEIEKIKELDRGKSPFNDYNDPEIAEEFISEVISDSKFSFDLF from the coding sequence ATGGAATTCAAAAAATTGAATAATAATGAAAAAATGCCATTTATAAGTTATGGCGTTTATGAAATAAGTCCTAGAAAAACAAAAAAAGCTGTTATTAATGCTTTAAATGCAGGATATACTTCAATTGATAATGCGCAAATCTACTATAATGAAGAAAAAGTTGGTGAAGCAATTTCTGAATCAGGAATTCCCAGGGAAGAACTATTTTTGACCAGTAAAAACTGGGTAAGCAATTCAGGATATGAAAAAACAATGAAAGCCGTTAATAAAACATTAGATGATTTGCAAACGGATTATCTTGACTTGTTGCTTATTCATCAGCCATTTGGAGATTATTACGGGTCATACAGAGCATTTCAGGATTTGCAAAAAGAGGGAAAGGTATTGTCAATTGGTGTTTCAAATTTTGATTCTGTTCGTCTGGTTGACTTATGCATGAATTTTGACATAGTTCCTCAAGTCAATCAGGTTGAAACAACACCTTATTACCAGCAATATGAAGCTAACAAGATAATGAAGGAGTGGGATGTGACTCATCAGAGTTGGGGCCCTCTTTCCGAAGGGTTAGATAATCTATTTGAAAATCCGATTCTTTTGGAAATAGCTGAAAAATATGACAAGAGCGCCGCACAGGTTATTTTAAGATGGTTGATTGACAGGGATATTCCTCTCTCATGCAGATCTGTTAAAACAGAAAGGATGGAAGAAAATATTGATGTTTTTGATTTCACTTTAAATAAAAAGGAAATCGAAAAAATTAAGGAATTGGACAGAGGCAAAAGTCCTTTCAATGATTATAATGACCCTGAAATTGCAGAGGAGTTTATTTCAGAAGTGATTTCTGATTCAAAATTCAGTTTTGATCTGTTTTAA